The DNA region GGTGGTGGTCGCGTTCGTGGTGGTCGTGGTCGGCACGGTTCAGGCCTCCTGGAGGGCGGGGCGGACGGTCCGGCGTTCGATGCGGCGGTCCTCGGGATCGGCGGCCACGACCCGGTCGACGTACACCCCCGGCAGGTGCACCGCGTCCGGAGCCAGCTTGCCGGGCTCGACGATCCGGTCCGCCTCGACCAGGGTGATCCGCCCCGCCGTCGCGCAGAGCGGGTTGAAGTTGCGGGCGGCCGCGTGGAACACGCAGTTGCCGTGCCGGTCCGCCACCTCCGCCCGGACCAGCGCGAAGTCCGCGGTGATCGCCTCCTCCAGCAGGTACCGGCGGCCGGCGAACTCCCGCACCTCCTTGGGTGGTGAGGCCAGCGCGACCGAGCCGTCCGCCGCGTAGCGCCAGGGCAGCCCGCCCTCCTCGACCTGGGTGCCGACCCCGGCCGGGGTGAAGAACGCCGGGATGCCGGCGCCGCCGGCCCGCAGCCGCTCGGCCAGCGTGCCCTGCGGGGTCAGTTCCACCTCCAGCTCCCCGGCGAGGTACTGCCGGGCGAACTCCTTGTTCTCGCCGACGTACGAGGAGGTCATCCGGGCGATCCGGCCTGCTCGCAGCAACAGGCCCAGCCCCCAGCCGTCCACCCCGCAGTTGTTCGACACCACGCGCAGACCAGTGGTGCCGGCGGTCACCAGCGCGCCGATCAGGGTGCTCGGGATGCCGCAGAGGCCGAAGCCGCCGACGGCCAGCACCGCGCCGTCGGGAATGTCCCCGACGGCGGCGTCGGGGGAGTCCAGGACCTTGTCCAAGGGATCACCTCATGGGGTGTGGGAGGGGAAGGGATCGCGGCGCCCGGGGGCTGCGCATACGGTTGCGGGTGGCGGTTGCGGGTGGCGGTTGCGGGCGGGTAGGGCGTGGCGCGGCGGGTGACCGTAGCGCTGCCGGGGGCGGGGCGCCGGGTCCGATGCCGGGCTGGGAGCCGGGAGCCGGGAGCTGGGAGCTGGGAGCCGGGAGCCGGGAGCCCGAAGCCGGGAGCCCGGGGCCGTGCCCACCGGGTGCTGCGCCCCTCCCACGGTCTCCGGGCGCGGGGCGCCGCAGCCATGGCGACCACCGCCATGGACGGGCGCCGCCCCGTGTCGGCGGGCCACATCCGGACGCCCGGAGCGCGCTGTCGAGCCGACGGTGTGTCGAACGAAGCCACATCGCGGCGGGCCGCTACGGCGACCGGGCACATGTCGCCGGTCCCACCGCACACCTACGGTTCCGGCATCCACCCCTCCGCACCCCCAGGAGTCGGTCACCATGCGCAGCACCACAGTCCCCACCAGGACCGCCTCCGGCGCCCACCCGGGCGAGGCCCTGACCGGTGGCCCGGCCCAGAAGCTCGCAGCCGTCGCGGTGTGCGTCCTGCTCGCCGCAGGCTGCGCCAAGGCCGGTACCGCCGGGACTGCCGAGGGAGGCGGCGGTGCGAAGGCCCCGGTCAAGGTCGGCCTGGTGTACTCCAAGACCGGCCCGCTCGCCGCCTACGGCAAGCAGTACCTGGACGGCTTCAAGGCCGGCCTGAGCTATGCGACCAAGGGCACCGGCGAGGTCGACGGGCACAAAGTCGAGTTCGAGGAACAGGACGATGCGGGCGATCCGGCGAAGGCGGTGTCCGCCGCCAAGGACCTGATCGGCAAGGGCTACAAGGTCCTGGCCGGCTCCACCGCCTCCGGTGTCGCCCTTCAGGTCGGCCCGATCGCGGCCCAGAACAAGGTGGTCTTCATCAGCGGCCCGGCCGCCGCCGACAAGGTCACCGGCTTGAACAAGTACACCTTCCGTTCCGGCCGCCAGTCCTACCAGGACATCAGGACGGCTGCCTCGTTCATCGGTGACGCCAAGGGTAAGAAGGTCACCGTGCTCGCTCAGGACAACGCCTTCGGGCAGGCCAACGTGGCCGCCGTGAAGGCCGTGCTCGGCGCCCAGGGTGCGACGGTGGAGCAGGTGCTCGCCCCGCCGAGCGCCACCGACCTCACCCCCTTCGCCACCCAGGCCAAGACCGCCAAGCCCGACCTGCTGTTCGTCGCCTGGGCCGGCGACACCGCGTCGGCCCTGTGGACGGCGCTCAACCAGCAGGACGTGTTCACCGACACCAAGGTCGCCACCGGCCTGGACCTGGCCGCCTCCTACCCGCTGTTCGGCCCGGCCGGTGAGAAGATCTCCTTCCTGAACCACTACTTCGACGGCGCTGCCGGCACCCCGGTGGAGAAGGCCATGACGGAGGCCGTCACCGTCGGGGGCGGCAAGACCGACATCTTCACTCCGGACGGCTTCACCGCCGCCCAGATGATCGTGCACGCCATCGAGGCCAACCAAGGCTCGGCGGATGACACTTCGGCGCTGGTCAAGGCCCTGGAAGGCTGGAGCTTCGACGGGGTCAAGGGCCGGACCACGGTGCGCGCCGAGGACCACGCCCTCCTCCAGCCGATGTTCCAGGTCCGGCTGACCGGCACCGGGGCCGCCGCCAAGCCCTCGGTGGAGAAGACCCTGACCGCCGACGAGGTGGCGCCCCCGGTCACCCCGATGGCGGGTTGATCCCGATGCCCGCTCCGGCTTTCTCCACGCCTCCGGCCGCCGCTCTTCTTTCCTCCTCTCCGGTGCTGCGGCTGGACGGACTCTGCTGGTCCGTACGCGGTGTGCCGATCGTCGAGGACGTCTCCTTCTCGGTCGGCGAAGGCGAGTTCATCGCCTTCATCGGGCCCAACGGCGCCGGCAAGACCTCTCTCTTCAACCTGATCTCCGGCATCTACCCGGCGACCCACGGCAGCCTCCACCTCGACGGCGCGGACATCACCACCGAGGCCGCGCACGCCCGCGCGCGCCGCGGGCTCGGCCGGACCTTTCAGACCTCCTCCCTCTGGCCGGGGATGACCGTCGCCGATCATGTCCGGCTGGCGGCCCAGGCAGCAGCCGGACCTCGAGCCTCGTACCGCCTCTGGCGCCGCGCCGACCGCTACCCGGAGCAGGTGGCCGACACGCTCCACCGCACCGAACTCACCCACCGCGCCGACACCCTGGCCGGAGCGCTCTCGCACGGCGAGAAGCGCAAGCTGGAACTCGCCGTCCTGCTCGTCTCCGACCCGAGGCTGATCCTGCTCGACGAGCCGATGGCCGGTGTCAGCGCGGAGGAGGTGCCGGCCCTCACCGAACTGATCCGTTCCGTGCACCGTGAGCTCGGCCGGACCGTCCTGATGGTCGAGCACCACATGGACGTCCTGCTCGGCCTGGCCGACCGCCTGGCGGTGATGTACCACGGCACCCTGCTCGCCCTGGACACCCCCGAGGCCGTGGTGGTCGATCCGACCGTGCAACAGGCCTACCTGGGTGAGGCGTTGTGACCTCCTCTCCGCATTCCTCGACGCATCCGTCCTCCTCCGGCCAGTCGTTCGCTGTGCAGTCCTCCTTTGTGCCGTCCTCCTCCGTCCAGTCGTCCTCCGTCCAGTCGTCCTCCTCGTGTTCGTCCGCGGCCGAACCCCTCCTTTCCGTCCGCGACCTGCGGGTGGTCATCGACGGGCTGCACATCCTGCACGGCGTCGACTTCGACGTGGCCCCCGCCGGAGTCACCGCACTGCTGGGCCGCAACGGCGCCGGCAAGACCACCACCGTGAAGGCCGTCATGGGCCTGGTGCCGCGCACCGGGAGCATTCGGCTTTCCGGTGCTGAGATTTCCTCCCTCCCCACGCATCTGGTCGTCCGTCATGGAATCGGCTACGCGCCCGAGGATCGCGGGATCTTCGCCCGCCTGACGGTCGCCGAGAACCTTCGCCTCGCCGAGCGCGGAGCTCCGGGCGGAGCCGAGGGGAGCGAGCCGAACTACTCGCTCGTCCACGAGCTCTTCCCTGAACTCAAGGAGCGCTCCGGACAGTTGGCCGGGACTCTCTCCGGGGGCCAGCAGCAGATGGTGGCGATCGGCCGGACGCTGCTCAACCAGAACCGGCTGATCATCGCCGACGAGCCCACCAAGGGCCTGGCGCCGAAGATCGTCTCGGAGGTGGCCGAGGTGCTGGCGCGAGCGGCCGAGGCCGTGCCCGTTCTCCTGGTCGAGCAGAACCTCGCGCTGGTCCGCCGGTTGGCGGGCACCTGTGCCGTTCTGGCCGATGGCCGGACCGCCCACCAGGGCGACACCGCCGAGCTGTTGGCCGACGAGGAGGCGGCCCGCCGCCTGCTCGGCGTCGGCTCCCGTCACCCGCTCGCCGGCGGACTCCGGTCCGCCGCCACCCCGGCCACCCCTGTCGTCACCGCGGAGGTGAAGCCCTGATGGACACCGTCGTTCTCCTTTCCTGTACTGGTCTCGGACTCGGTGCGCTGTACTTCCTGGTCGCCTCCGGTCTCTCGTTGATCTTCGGTCTGATGGACGTGCTCAACTTCGCGCACGGCGCCCTGCTCTCCATCGGCTCCTATGCGACCTGGTGGGCCGGCACGGAGGCCGGCTTCTCCTTCTGGCTCGCGGTGCCGTTCGGCACCCTGGTGGGGACTGCCGCCGCCGTCCTGCTCGAGCTCTTCCTGATCCGGCCGCTCTACAGCCGCCCACGCGACCAGATCCTCGCCACCGTCGGGGTCGGTCTCGCCGTACCCGCCCTGCTCATGGGGATCTGGGGCGCGGACGCCCGCCCCTTCCCCCAGCCGGCCCTGCTGGCCGGCACCTGGCACGTGCTCGGTGCGACCGTCCCGGTCAACCGCTTCGTGCTGGTGGCCGCCGCCGGGCTGTTGCTGCTCACTCTTCGGTTGTTCCTCGCCCGCACCCGCTACGGGCTGATCGTCCGGGCCGGCGTCGAGGACCGTGCGATGGTCACGGCGCTCGGCATCGACGTCCAGAGGGCGTTCACCCTCGTCTTCGCCCTCGGCGGGGCGGCCGCCGCTCTGGGCGGCGCCCTCGGCGGCCTCTACTTCGGTTCGGTCAATCCCGGTCAGGGGACCAGCCTGCTCATCTTCGCCTTCGTCGTCGTGGTGATGGGTGGCATGGGCTCCGTGACCGGAGCCGCCGTCGCCTCGGTGGGCGTCGGCCTCGTCCAGCAGTTCGCCAACTACTACACCGGCGCCGGGCTCGGCGACCTCTCGGTCGTCGTCCTGCTCGCCGTGCTGCTTCTCGTCCGACCCCGTGGACTCACCGGGAGGCTCGCGTGAGCGCCGAAACTCCGATCACGAGCACCGGTGGCCCCGCGGTCGCCCGCAGCGCCGCCACCTCGGCAGGGGGGACTGACACCAGCCCTGCCGTGACCGCCATGCCAGCAGAGGGGACTGACACCAGCTCCGCCGACACCACCACTATGGCAAGGGGGACTGACACCAGCCTTGCCGGAACCCATTGTGAACACACGGACGAGCCTGGCGCCATCCCTCGAACAGGTGATTCAGTCGCTAATCGCTGGACACTGATGCACGCAGCGCTACGCTGGTGGCCGATCGCCCTGCTGATCACGCTCCTTGTCGCCCCATACAGTGCGCTTCCCGTCCCGGGACTGCTCGACGGCCCGCTCGGCAGCTCCGGAAGTCTTCAACTCATCGCCCTGTGCCTGCTCTACGGGGCCCTCGCCACCGGCTACGACCTCCTGCTCGGTCGTACCGGACTGCTCTCCTTCGGCCACGCGCTCTACTTCGCCACCGGCCTCTACGCCACCGATCTGGGCATGCTCGAGCTGCGACTCCCGTTCGCCGCCGCCGCGGCGTTCGGCGTCGCCTGCACCGTGCTGCTGGCCGTGCTGCTCGGCTCGGTGAGCCTGCGCGTCACCGGCATCGGCTTCTCCATGGTCACCCTCGCCTTCGCCCAGGCCGGCGCGATCCTGGTCCAGCGCAACCCCGGTGGTGTCACCGGCGGCGAGGAGGGCCGCTCCGCCCCGGCCGACCTGCTGCCGTCCGGCCTGCTCGGGATCGAGAACACCGCCAACCTCTACTGGGTCGCCGTCGGTTACCTGCTGCTGACGGTCGCCGCGGTCCACTGGGCCGTCAACTCCCCGGCCGGCCGGGTCTGGGAGGGCATCAAGGAGAACGAGCGCCGGGTGGCGGTGCTCGGACTGCGTCCCTACGGCTACAAGTTGGTCGCCTTCGTACTGTCCGGCGCGCTCGCCGGGCTGGGGGGAGTGGTCTACCTGCTGCTCACCGGCGGGGCCACCCCGCAGGCTGCCGGCTCGGACACCACGCTCGCACTGCTGGTCATGGTGGTCCTCGGAGGCTCCGGCACCCGTTGGGGGCCGCTGCTCGGCGGCGTTCTCTACACCTGGGCCGACCACCGGCTCGGCGACCTCGCCAACTCGAGCGCCGTCGCGGACCTGCCCGCGGTGCTGCGCGTGCCGCTCTCCCAACCCCTGTTCCTGCTGGGTGCCCTGTTCGTCGCCGTGGTCTACCTGCTCCCCGGCGGCCTGGCCGGACTTCCCGCCCGCATCCGCGCCTCCCGATCCGCCCGCTCGGTCCGAACACTTGTCGGCGTGCCCGCCGGCCGTCCCACCGGAGGTAATCCCGCGTGAGCCAGTCGCCCCTGCAGCACGAGGAGTTGACCGTCCCCGTACCCGGCGGGGACCTGGCCGTCCTGCGATGGCCCGCCGACCGACCGGGGGCTCCGACGGTCGTGGCGGTGCACGGCATCACCGCCAACGGCCTCGCGTGGTACGAGGTTGCCCGCCGGCTCGCCGGACGGGTCACCCTGCTCGCGCCCGATCTGAGAGGTCGCAGCGCCAGCCGCTCGGTCGCCGGACCGTACGGGCTGGCCCGGCATGCCGACGACGTGGCCGCGCTGATCACCGCCCTCGGCGTGGGGCCCGTCGTGGTCGCCGGTCACTCGATGGGGGCCTGGGTCACCGCCCTGACCGCCGTCCGGCATCCCGAACTCGTCCGCCGGGTGGTGCTGGTGGACGGGGCGCTGACTTTCCCGCTCCCGGAGGGCGTTCGCGAGGAGGACGCCCTGGCCGCGGTGCTCGGTCCCGCGCTGGCCCGACTGTCGATGACCTTCCCGGATCGCGCCGCCTACCGGGAGTTCTGGCAGCGACACCCGGCCTTCGACGGCCAATGGTCGGACGGGGTCGACGCCTACACCCAGCGCGACCTCGTCGGTGCCGAGCCCGAACTGCGCTCCTCCTGCGTGCTGGAGGCCGTCCGGATCGACGGTGCTCAGGTCATGCTGGACCGGGAGGCGGCCGAAGCCGTGCACCGGCTGCCCTGCCCGGCCGAACTGCTCTGGGCGGAGCGCGGCCTGCTCGACGAGCCGCAGGGCCTCTACGACCACCAACGGATCGGGTTGTCCGGGCTTGACCGGGAACGGGTGCCGGCCTCGCTCGTGCCGGGCACCAACCACTACTCCATCCTCTGGGGCCAGGCGGGAGCCGACCGCATCGTCAGCCGGCTGCTCGAGGACGTTCCCGCCGCCGGCTGACGGCCCCGGTCCGGAACGACAGGACACCGGAAGAACGGGACACCGGAGGAAACGGGGTGCCGGAACGCCGGAGCCACGGAACGACGACGGCCGGCGGGGTGTTCGCACCCCGCCGGCCGTACCGGCTCGGCTGCTTCCGGCTCAGCCGCCGCCAGAGCGGGTCAGCCCGCCGCGCCGAGGAAACCCTCCCAGCCGCCCGCCGGCGCCTGACCGACGTTGAGCGTGCGCAGCTTGCGCAGGGTCGACTGGTCCTGCACCTCCAGCCATTCGACCAGCTGCCGGAAGGAGACCAGCCGGACCTCGGGCTTGCCCGCGATGGCCTTGAGGGTCTCCTCGACGGCGTCCATGTAGATGCCGCCGTTCCACTGCTCGAAGTGGTTGCCGATGAAGAACGGCGCACGATTGCTGTTGTAGGCGCGCTCGAACCCGGCCAGGTAGGAGTTGGTGGCCTGGGTGCGCCAGTCGCCGTACTTGGACGGGTCGCCCTTGGTGCTGCCGTTGGACTGGTTGGCCAGGATGTTGTAGTCCATCGACAGGACCTGGAAGGTGTGCCCGGGGAAGGGGATGGACTGCAGCGGGAAGTCCCAGATCTTGCCGTCCTGGACCTTCTGCGGCCATATCTGGAGGCCGCCCGCGGAGCTGGCGTCGTACTTCCAGCCCAGCTTGGCGATGGTCGGCAGCAGCGCCTTCTGGCCCTCCAGGCACGGGGTGCGGCCCCCGATGAGCTCCTTCTTGTAGTCGAAGGGGAGCGGGTCGACGTCGGTGAACCCGGTGTTGGTCCGCCACTGGGTGACGAAGCCGATCGCCTGGTCGATCTCGCTCTGCCAGTCGTCCGGGGTCCACATGTTGACCCCGTTCTTGTCCGGGCGGCTGGAGCAGAAGTGTCCGTTGAAGTGGGTGCCGATCTCGTGCCCGGCGAGCCAGGCCTGGCTGACCAGCTTGAGGGTGCTCTTGACCGCGCCGTCCGAGAGGTAGGGGATGTCGGAGGCACCGACGGAGTGCTTCGGCGGGTGGTAGAGCTGGGACTTGCCCTTGGGCAGGGCGTAGATGCCGGAGAGGAAGAAGGTCATCGTGGCCTTGTACTGCTCCGCCAGCTTGAGGAAGCGGGGGAACTGGCCGTCGTCGGTGCCGCCCGCGCCGTCCCAGGAGAACACCACGAACTGCGGCGGGCGCTCGCCCGGCTTGAGCTTCTCGGGCTTGGGCTGGTTCGGCTGCGGGCCGGTGTCCGCGTTGGAGCCGTCGCCGATCGGGGTGCCCTTGGGCACCACGGCCTGGGTCGGGTCGGTGGTGCCGCTCTGGCCGGGGTTCGCGGTGCTGCCGGAGGAAGTCGAGGCGGAGTCGTTCCCCGAACCGGATCCGCTGCTGGAACAGGCAGCGACCGCACCGAGGGCTGCGGTCGCGGCGGTCGCACTGAGCACCGTCCTGCGCGAGATGCTGGTCATGGTCTCCCCTGGGTGCCGACCGCCGGTGGTGAGGGCGGCCCGGGCCGCACCGGTCAAATCAGGCAATTGATGTATTTTCCGCCGTTAGCATTTCATGTCGCCTTAGCGGCTTCCAAGGCCGCGGGGCTCCGACGACAGTCAACACGCCGGGGGCGCCCGCCTGGGCTGCAGGGATTCGTCGTCTGTTGCGGTCTTGTGACGCTTCGCAGTGCGCACCGTCAGGGGAGTACGGTACCGCCGCCCTGCCCGGGCCGGTCAGAGTTCGTCAGCGCTCAGTACCGGTCGTCGCCCGTAAGGGAATTGTGCTCCTGACAGTCTTCCGTGGCCGGAAGGCGCCGGCCCGTCGGGACCGGTCAGAGCGTGGCCAGCCGCCGGTTGCGGCGCACTATTCGGGCGATCGCGGTGCTGATGGCGGTGGCCGCCGCGCAGGAGACCGCCAGACTCAGCCAGGCGGTGTTGAACCAGTGGCTGTTCAGCCAGCCCAGCGTCACGATGTAGGCGGCCCAGACCAGCGCCGCCAGTGCCGACCAGTGCAGGAAGCGGTGCGGATGGGCGGGAGAGTGGCCGATGGCCAGGTCCAGGACGGTTCGCCCGGCCGGCACGAACCGCGCGATCACCACCATCGCGGCCGCCCCGCCGTGCGGGCGCTCGACCAGTGACTGCTGGACCCTGGCCACGCTGGCCGCCAGTTTCGGGCGCCGGGCGAGTCGGCGCTGCAGCGCCGGGGCACCGCGCCGGGCGAGGTGGAGTAGCAGGAGGTCGCCCAGGAAGGAGGCCGTCGCCACGCCCAGGCCGAGCAGCACCGGGGCGCCGTTGATCTGTGCGGTCTTGAGAACGGCCAGGATGACCAGGGTCCCGCTCGGGATGAAGGGGAGTAGGGCGTCGCCGAGTACGGCGAAGAGCGCAAGGGCGCAGATCCACGAGGATCCGATCGCCGCCACGAAATTCAAGGCCTTACTCCCTCCACGCCGCCCTGGGGGAGCAGGTGGCTGCTGGGGTCAACGCTAGCGCCCCGACTTTTCATGCCATGAAGCACCCCGGTGTGCAGGGGATCACGGAGGGCGGCAGCAGCTCACGGCCCCCGCGGCGGGGCACGGCCGGCTCCCGAGCGGAGGCGCGGATCGGGCCCGGCGGCGCGCCTCGGTGGTGCGCCCCGGACGGCGTGCCCCGACGGCGTGCCCGGGCCAAGATCGTCGCCGGACGCCACCGGCAGAGGCGGGCCGGTCGCGGGGCTCGTCGGGCAGGGACCGGAGGGGCAGGGCCGGGTCCGCCGGAAACGGGAACGAGCCCCCGGGGCGGGGTGCCGCGCCGAGGGCTCGCAGGGACGTTCGGCGCTGGTCCAGCCCGACGACCTTGCTGGTAGAACGCGGATCCGCTCGGTGGTCCGCTTCTGATCATCACCCTGCCCGAAGTCGACCACCGATCGCGAGCGCTCAGGCTGGCGACTTCCGACCCTGGCGTGAAGTCGCCATCTGCTCCGGCTTGCTGGCTCTCCGTCATCCGAACGGTCGGTCGGCCCGCTCGCACGAACCGGTCGGTCCGCAATCCGGGCCGCAACCTGGCCCCCGACCCGGACCGCAACCCGGACCGCAACCCGGACCGCAATCCCGCCCGCACCCGGATCGCACCTGGATCAAGCAGCCGGCCCGGGAACAGCGGGCCCGCGACCGTGGTTGACCCCCGTCGGCAGCAGCGACCGCCGGGCCGTCCGAGACCCGCGCGGCCGCCCACGACGGCCGGCTCGGAGGAGAGCCGGACCAAGGACAGCCAGGAGGGCGGACGGCATGACCACCGAGGACCAGCAGGAGCACCGGGCCGGACCGGGGACCGGTGAGGCGATCCGGGGCACCGCCCGCGGCACGGCACCCGCTCCGCTCTCGATCCTCGACCTGGCCACCGTCGGCGTCGGCTACACGCCCAGCCAGGCCCTGGCCGCCACCACCGAGCTGGCCCGCCGGGCCGAACAGTGGGGGTACCACCGCTTCTGGGTGGCGGAGCACCACGGCATGCCCGGCGTGGCCAGCTCGACCCCGGCCGTCCTGCTCGCCCACCTCGGGGCCAACACCACCACGCTGCGGCTCGGTTCGGGCGGCGTCATGCTCCCCAACCACGCCCCGCTGGCCATCGCAGAGCAGTTCGGCCTGCTGGAGGCCCTGCACCCCGGCCGGATCGACCTCGGGCTCGGCCGCGCCCCCGGCACCGACCCGGCCACCACCCGCGCGCTGCGCCGCGGCGTCACCGAGGGCGCGGACGACTTTCCGCTGCAGCTCTCCGAGCTGACCCACTTCCTCGACGGGGACTTCCCCTCCGGCCACCCGTACGAGCGGCTGACCGCCGTTCCCAAGGGCGAGGGCCGTCCGCCGGTCTGGCTGCTCGGCTCCTCCGGCTTCAGCGCCCAGCTGGCCGGCCGCCTCGGCCTGCCGTTCGCCTTCGCCCACCACTTCAGCAGTGCCAATACCATCCCGGCGCTGGACCTGTACCGGACGTCCTTCCGCCCCTCCGCCGTGCTCAGCGAGCCGTACGCGCTGATCGGCGTGAGCGCCGTCGCCGCCGACGACGAGACCGCCGCCCGCCGCCTCGCCCGCTCCGCGGCCCTCGGCATGCTCCGGCTCCGGCGCGGCAACCCCGGCCCGATCCCCACCCCGGAGGAGGCCGAGGAGTACCCGTACAGCCCGGTCGAGGCGGACTTCATCGACAGCTGGCTCGACAACGTGGTGCTGGGCGCCCCGGGCCAGGTCGCCGACGGCCTGGAGGCGCTGCGCAAGCGGACCGGCGTGGACGAGCTGATGGTCACCTCGCACATCCACGGCCACGAGGCCCGGTTCCGCTCCTACGGCCTGATCGCCGAGGCGTACGGCCTGACGGCGACCACCTGAACTCCCTCCCGGACAGCCCTGCCCGGGAGGGGCCGCACCGAACCCGGCGGGGCCGCACCGAACCCGGCGGGCCGCACCGAATTCGGCCGGGCGGCCCGGTCCGCCTGTCCTTCCCCGCCCCGTCGGCCTAGCGGCCGCTCGGGGTGGGGCGGCGCTCCCGGAGTATCGCCGCGACGAGCTCGGCTTCGCCGGGGCGGGCGAAGTACCAGCCCTGGGCGGTGTCGCAGCCGGTCAGCCGGAGCCGCTCGGCCTGGGCGGCGCTCTCGATGCCCTCGGCGGTGACGGTCAGGCCGAGGGTGTGGGCCAGTTGCACCATCGCGCCGACGATCTGCTCATCCGCGTCGCTGCGGCGGGAGCGGTGCTCCGGGTGGACCGGGCGCTCCGCCGGCACCGAAGAGACGGCCGAAGAGGCGGCCGAAGACGCCGCCGGGGCCGCGGTCGGTGCGGGGTCGCGGAAGCCCTCGATGAACGTTCCGTCGAGCTTCAGGACGTGCACCGGCAGCCGGGAGAGGTACGCCAGGTTGGAGTAGCCGGTGCCGAAGTCGTCGATCGCGATCCGCACGCCCATGTCGGCGAGCGCCTGCAGGGCCTGCAGCGGGCGGCCGCCGGGGCCGAGCAGGGCGCTCTCGGTGATCTCCAGCTGCAGCAGCCGGGCCGGCAGGCCGGTGCGTTCGAGGGCCCGGGCGACGTCGGCCACCACGTCGGAGTCCCAGATCTGGCGGGCTGCCAGGTTGACGCTCACGAAGGTCTCGGTGTCCGGGAACTCGGTGAGCCACTGCCGGGCTTGGCGGCAGGACTCCTCCAGCACCCACTTGCCGAGCGGCACGATGGCGCCGGACTCCTCGGCGAGCGGGATGAAGCGGTCGGGGGAGAGCGTCCCGTAGCGGGGGTGGCGCCAGCGGACCAAGGCCTCCGCGCCGTGCACCGTGCCGTCGGCCAGACCGACCAGCGGCTGGTACTCGATGGTGAACTCACCGCGCTCCAGGGCCGGCCGCAGCGCGGTGGCGAGCAGCTGGCGGGTGAGCTGGTGGGCACCGCGGTCCGGGTCGTAGAGGGTCCACCGGGCACGGCCGTCGGCCTTGGACCAGTAGAGCGTCGCGTCGGCGTCCTTGACCAGGTCGGTCGGGGTGGTCTCGTGCACCGACCGCTCGACCACGCCGACGCTGGCGGTGACCACCAGCCGGTGCCCGGCGACGTCGAAGGGACGTTCCAGCACCTCCAGGATCCGTCCGGCCAGCGCGGTGAGCTGCTCGCTGCC from Kitasatospora cathayae includes:
- a CDS encoding CoA transferase subunit A, encoding MDKVLDSPDAAVGDIPDGAVLAVGGFGLCGIPSTLIGALVTAGTTGLRVVSNNCGVDGWGLGLLLRAGRIARMTSSYVGENKEFARQYLAGELEVELTPQGTLAERLRAGGAGIPAFFTPAGVGTQVEEGGLPWRYAADGSVALASPPKEVREFAGRRYLLEEAITADFALVRAEVADRHGNCVFHAAARNFNPLCATAGRITLVEADRIVEPGKLAPDAVHLPGVYVDRVVAADPEDRRIERRTVRPALQEA
- a CDS encoding substrate-binding domain-containing protein, whose protein sequence is MRSTTVPTRTASGAHPGEALTGGPAQKLAAVAVCVLLAAGCAKAGTAGTAEGGGGAKAPVKVGLVYSKTGPLAAYGKQYLDGFKAGLSYATKGTGEVDGHKVEFEEQDDAGDPAKAVSAAKDLIGKGYKVLAGSTASGVALQVGPIAAQNKVVFISGPAAADKVTGLNKYTFRSGRQSYQDIRTAASFIGDAKGKKVTVLAQDNAFGQANVAAVKAVLGAQGATVEQVLAPPSATDLTPFATQAKTAKPDLLFVAWAGDTASALWTALNQQDVFTDTKVATGLDLAASYPLFGPAGEKISFLNHYFDGAAGTPVEKAMTEAVTVGGGKTDIFTPDGFTAAQMIVHAIEANQGSADDTSALVKALEGWSFDGVKGRTTVRAEDHALLQPMFQVRLTGTGAAAKPSVEKTLTADEVAPPVTPMAG
- a CDS encoding ABC transporter ATP-binding protein; amino-acid sequence: MPAPAFSTPPAAALLSSSPVLRLDGLCWSVRGVPIVEDVSFSVGEGEFIAFIGPNGAGKTSLFNLISGIYPATHGSLHLDGADITTEAAHARARRGLGRTFQTSSLWPGMTVADHVRLAAQAAAGPRASYRLWRRADRYPEQVADTLHRTELTHRADTLAGALSHGEKRKLELAVLLVSDPRLILLDEPMAGVSAEEVPALTELIRSVHRELGRTVLMVEHHMDVLLGLADRLAVMYHGTLLALDTPEAVVVDPTVQQAYLGEAL
- a CDS encoding ABC transporter ATP-binding protein, with protein sequence MRVVIDGLHILHGVDFDVAPAGVTALLGRNGAGKTTTVKAVMGLVPRTGSIRLSGAEISSLPTHLVVRHGIGYAPEDRGIFARLTVAENLRLAERGAPGGAEGSEPNYSLVHELFPELKERSGQLAGTLSGGQQQMVAIGRTLLNQNRLIIADEPTKGLAPKIVSEVAEVLARAAEAVPVLLVEQNLALVRRLAGTCAVLADGRTAHQGDTAELLADEEAARRLLGVGSRHPLAGGLRSAATPATPVVTAEVKP
- a CDS encoding branched-chain amino acid ABC transporter permease, with the translated sequence MDTVVLLSCTGLGLGALYFLVASGLSLIFGLMDVLNFAHGALLSIGSYATWWAGTEAGFSFWLAVPFGTLVGTAAAVLLELFLIRPLYSRPRDQILATVGVGLAVPALLMGIWGADARPFPQPALLAGTWHVLGATVPVNRFVLVAAAGLLLLTLRLFLARTRYGLIVRAGVEDRAMVTALGIDVQRAFTLVFALGGAAAALGGALGGLYFGSVNPGQGTSLLIFAFVVVVMGGMGSVTGAAVASVGVGLVQQFANYYTGAGLGDLSVVVLLAVLLLVRPRGLTGRLA
- a CDS encoding branched-chain amino acid ABC transporter permease, producing the protein MHAALRWWPIALLITLLVAPYSALPVPGLLDGPLGSSGSLQLIALCLLYGALATGYDLLLGRTGLLSFGHALYFATGLYATDLGMLELRLPFAAAAAFGVACTVLLAVLLGSVSLRVTGIGFSMVTLAFAQAGAILVQRNPGGVTGGEEGRSAPADLLPSGLLGIENTANLYWVAVGYLLLTVAAVHWAVNSPAGRVWEGIKENERRVAVLGLRPYGYKLVAFVLSGALAGLGGVVYLLLTGGATPQAAGSDTTLALLVMVVLGGSGTRWGPLLGGVLYTWADHRLGDLANSSAVADLPAVLRVPLSQPLFLLGALFVAVVYLLPGGLAGLPARIRASRSARSVRTLVGVPAGRPTGGNPA
- a CDS encoding alpha/beta fold hydrolase, whose protein sequence is MSQSPLQHEELTVPVPGGDLAVLRWPADRPGAPTVVAVHGITANGLAWYEVARRLAGRVTLLAPDLRGRSASRSVAGPYGLARHADDVAALITALGVGPVVVAGHSMGAWVTALTAVRHPELVRRVVLVDGALTFPLPEGVREEDALAAVLGPALARLSMTFPDRAAYREFWQRHPAFDGQWSDGVDAYTQRDLVGAEPELRSSCVLEAVRIDGAQVMLDREAAEAVHRLPCPAELLWAERGLLDEPQGLYDHQRIGLSGLDRERVPASLVPGTNHYSILWGQAGADRIVSRLLEDVPAAG
- a CDS encoding polysaccharide deacetylase family protein, producing MTSISRRTVLSATAATAALGAVAACSSSGSGSGNDSASTSSGSTANPGQSGTTDPTQAVVPKGTPIGDGSNADTGPQPNQPKPEKLKPGERPPQFVVFSWDGAGGTDDGQFPRFLKLAEQYKATMTFFLSGIYALPKGKSQLYHPPKHSVGASDIPYLSDGAVKSTLKLVSQAWLAGHEIGTHFNGHFCSSRPDKNGVNMWTPDDWQSEIDQAIGFVTQWRTNTGFTDVDPLPFDYKKELIGGRTPCLEGQKALLPTIAKLGWKYDASSAGGLQIWPQKVQDGKIWDFPLQSIPFPGHTFQVLSMDYNILANQSNGSTKGDPSKYGDWRTQATNSYLAGFERAYNSNRAPFFIGNHFEQWNGGIYMDAVEETLKAIAGKPEVRLVSFRQLVEWLEVQDQSTLRKLRTLNVGQAPAGGWEGFLGAAG